The genomic interval ATGAACAGCGAGTCGTGGCCGACGCACAGGCCCATGATGACGTTGAGGTGGGTCTCTTCACGGTTGAGTAGCCGCGCCTGCAGCACCGGGTTGCAGCACGCCTCGTGGCCGCATTTGATCTTCATCTCTTCGGGCACGCCGATCTCGGTCTTGTCGATCGAGCCGACTTTGCACAGGGCGGTGCGGGTCTCGAAGCCGGCGAGCCGCAGGATGTCGACCAGCACCTTGGTTTCTTCGATCAGGCCGATGCAGGTGGCGATACCGATCCGCTTGGCGCCGATCCGGCGCGCGAACGCCACCGTCTCTTCGACGCGATTGAGCTTGCAATAATACAGCCCCTCGACCTCGGCCGCCGCTCGCGCCAGCGTCGCGTCGACCGCATCGCCGGAATACAGCTCGACCAGTTCCTGCCGCTCCTCGGGCGCGAGATCCGTCGTCGCGCAGATGCCGGGGTAGCGCTTGTCGTGACGATAGCAGTTGAATTGCCCGCATTCGGAGCAGGTGACGACGTCGGGCTTCGGTTTGGCCATGAGTGTATTTCCAGGTGTGGTGGTTCAGAGGTCCGCGTAGCCGGCCGGCGCCGGCCGCGCAATTGCGCAACGCGTCGGTCGGCCTGCGTATTTGGTTATTTGCGCTTGTTGAGCGCGAATGCGAGGCGGTCGCCGCCAAACTGGATGGTGGTCACCAAGATCACCAGCAGCACGATCACGGTGACCATCACCTGGGTGTCGAAGCGCTGATAGCCATAGCGATAGGCGAGGTCGCCGAGACCGCCGGCGCCGATCGCACCGGCCACCGCCGAGGCGTTGATCATGCTGACCAGGGTGATGGTGAAGCCCGCGACGATGCCGGGCCGCGCTTCCGGCAGCAGCACGTGCCAGATGATGTGCCAACGGCCACAGCCCATCGACTCCGCAGCTTCGATCAGGCCGCGGTCGACTTCGCGCAGGCTGACTTCGGCAATGCGGGCGAAGAACGGCACGCTGGCGACGGTCAGCGGCACCACGGCGCCGAGCACGCCATAGCTGGTGCCGACGATCAGGCGCGTGAACGGGATCAGCGCCACCATCAGGATGAGAAACGGCACAGAGCGGACGACATTGACGACGCTGCCGACGCTCGAATTGACCCAAGACTGCTCGAGGATGCCGCCCTTGCTGGTGGCGACCAGCAGCAGCGCCAAGGGCAGGCCGATGCCGAGCGTGATCAGCGACGACGCCCCGATCATCAGCAGCGTATCGATGATGCCTTCGATCAGGCGATCAATGACCAGCGGAGACAAAACCCAGATCCTTCACTCTGTCTGCCAAGAGGTGCGCGCGCTGCAGGACGGCGTCGCGGTCGTCTGCGGCATCCACCGAGACGATCAGATGGCCCTGGGCGCGGCCCTGAATGCGATCGACGCCGCCATAGACCAATCGTGTCCGAGCGCCGAGCGCTTGCGCGATCGCGCCGATATCGGGATCACGGTCGCCGGTGCCGGTGAAATGCAGATCGAGCAGCAGCGGATCGGAGGGATCGCGCGGCACCGGCACCAATTGCGCCAGAATTTCCGGCGGAAGCGACCTATGCACGGTACCGAGCAGGGTCTGCGTGACCTCGTGCTTGGGATCGCCAAACACCTTCCATACTTCCCCCTGTTCGACGACCCTGCCGCGTTCGAGAACCACCACGCGGTCGCAGATCTCGCGGATCACCGCCATCTCGTGGGTGATCAGCACGATCGTCAGGTCGAAGCGGCGGTTGATGTCCTGCAGCAGTGCCAGGATCGCCTGGGTGCTCTCGGTATCGAGCGCGGAGGTCGCCTCGTCGCACAGCAGCACCTCGGGCCGGTGCACCAAAGCGCGCGCAATGCCGACGCGCTGCTTCTGTCCGCCCGACAGCCGCGCCGGATAGACGTCGCGCTTCTCGGACAGCCCCACCATGTCGAGCAGTTCGTCGACGCGGCGTTCGATCTCGCGTTTGCCGACACCTGCGACCTTCAGAGGCAGCGCAACGTTCTGCCAAACCGTCTTCGCCGACAGCAGGTTGAAGTGCTGGAAGATCATGCCGACCCGGCGGCGGAGTCCGATCAGCGTCGCGTGGTCGAAGGTGGCGATGTCTTCGTCGTCGACCAGGACGCGGCCGGCGGTCGGACGTTCGAGCCGGTTGAGCGTGCGGATCAACGTCGACTTGCCGGCGCCGCTGCGGCCGATGATGCCGAAGACTTCGCCGCGCTTGACGGCAAGGTCGACCTCGATCAACGCCGGTGTAGTCGAGCCCGGATATTGCTTCGACAGACGCTCGACGATGATATGCGGGCTATCTGCGCTAGTCTTGACGCGGCTCCGAGGGGCGATGCCGACGCCGGGTCCGGCGCCGGCGTCGGTGAGGGCGTCCATCACTCACGTTCCCAAAGCCGGACGTAGAGGTCGCCATACTGCTTGTCGAGCACTGCGCGCACTTCAGGAGCCGTCTGATAGATTTTGATGAACTGCGCGATCCGCGGATCGTCCTTGTTCTTCGGCTGCGCCACGAAGACGATGCCGTACCGCGGATTGATCGGCTCCCAAAACAGCGCCGCGTGCGGATCGATCACGCCGGACGCCTTCAGGAAGTGGGTGTAGCCGTGCGCCAGGTCGACCTCGTTGAGTGACTGCGGCAACTGGTGGAAATCGATCTCCAGGAATCTCAGCTTCTTCGGATTGTCGATCACCGCGTCGACATTGACCTGAGGGCCATGGTCCGGCTTCAGCTTGATCAGCCCGGCCGCCTCGAGCAATTCGAGGCCGCGGCCGAAATTGAACGGATCGCCGGCGAGCGCAACGCGGGCGCCGACCGGCAGCTCGTCCAGGCTCTTGTACTTCTTAGAGAACAGCCCGGTCTTATTGGCGATGCCGATGCCGACCGGTTCGAGGTCGAAGCTGCGTGCCGCCTTGACGACGTCCAAGAACGGTTTGTGCTGGAAATAGTTGAGGTCGATTTCGCCGTTTGCCAGCGAGGTGTTCGGCGTCACCGGATCGGTAAACTCGATCAGCTTGACGTCCAGACCTTGCGCCTTGGCGACCGCCACCGCGGCTTCGATCGGTGGGGCGAAGCCGGCATTGGTGCCGACCCGCAGCGGGCCCTTGGCTGCATCGGCGATGGCGATGGAGGTCAGCGCGCCCAACGCCGCGATCAGGCCGAGCGTGCGCGCGGCGGTCTTCAGAACAGTCATGATGTTGTCCCAGGAGAGGAGGTGAAGGCAGCGCGTGGCGAGATGTCATCGCGCCCGCAGCATTGCCGCTGACGACAAGCCTAGCGTGCTGGATTGCGGTGCAACAAGGCGAAGCACGTTCTTATTTATCGGTGCAGCAGAGAACGGCGACGCTGCGTTGTGCTGCGGATGTAAAACGGGACAACTACGTCGCGTGACGTTGCTTGGACTGAATCGAATGGCTGAGGGTGACCTATTACCTCGGTGTTCGCAGAGCCGACGTGCGCGGCCGATGCGAGAGTCGATCGTGACGAGAACGCCGGAGGAGCGGAGGCGGAGTTATCATCTTCATTCGATCGCGATCGCAGTTCAAAGTTGCCGTGATCGTCGCGGCTCGGAAGATGATTTTCTAAAGATCGCCGCGCGTATTGACCCTCGTTGATGGGCGGCGCCAGTGTGGGGCCTGACGCGTTGTTTGCATGACTGTGAGCGGCGCACGCGTATTGAGAGCCTCACCTGTGTCCCATTCTCTTTCTTCACCGCGACCGAACCTTGTTCGTGCCGCGGCCGTATCGCTGTTGCTCGGTTCGCGCCAATGAGCAACGAGTTCGACTACGTCATCGTCGGCGGCGGCAGCGCGGGCTGCGTCCTCGCCAACCGGCTGAGCGCCGATGGCCGCAATCGCGTCGTGCTGTTGGAAGCCGGCGGGCAGGGACGGCACCCGTCATTTCATCTGCCTGTCGGCTACGTCTGGAATCGCGCGCATCCGCGCGGCAACTGGCTGTATCGGATCGAACCGGAGGCTTCGAGCGGCAACCGGCCGATGCTGTGGCCGCGCGGCAAGGTGCTCGGCGGCAGTTCGGCGATCAACGGACTGCTCTACATCCGCGGTCAGGCGCGTGACTATGACGAGTGGCGCGACCTCGGCAATTCCGGCTGGGGCTGGGATGACGTGCTGCCTTACTTCCGCAAGGCCGAGGATCAGGTGCGAGGCGCCGATGAGTTTCACGGCGTGGGCGGACCGCTCGGCGTGTCCGATCCGACCATCCGGCATCCGTTGTCGGATGTTTATGTCACCGCAGCCGAGCAGGCGGGCCTCGCCGCGCGGGACGATTTCAATCGCGACGTTCAGGCGGGCGCGGGTTACTTCCAGCTCACGGTGCGCAATGGGCTGCGTGCCAGCACCGCCAATGCCTATCTGAAGCCGGCGCGTTCGCGTGCCAATCTTGAGGTGGTCACCGGCGCCCACGCCACCAGCCTGATCTTCAAGGGCCGCCGCGCGACCGGCGTTGCCGTGGTGCGCGACGGCCGGGTCGAGACCTATACGGCGCGCCGCGAGGTGATCGTCGCGGCCGGTGCTGTCGCCAGCCCGGCGTTGCTGCAGCATTCGGGACTCGGCGATGCCGATCATCTGCGCGGGCTGGGGATCGAGGTCGTCGGCCATCTGCCTGGGGTCGGGCGCAATCTGCAGGACCATTATATGGTCAGCCTGATCTACGACGTCAGGCGGCTCGGCAGTTTCAATGAGACGGCGCGCGGCTGGCGGCTGGTGCGCGAGGTGCTGCGCTACGCGGCGTCGCGTCGGGGACTGCTGACGCTGAGCGCGTCGCAGATCAACGTGTTCCTGCCGACCACGACTGATCCGGACAATCCCGACATCCAATTCCACGTGATGCCGGCAACGTTCAATTTCGAAACCGGAGAGGTCGAGCGAGAGCCCGGCCTGACCTGCGGCGTATGCCAGCTTCGTCCGCACAGCCGCGGCACCATTCAGATCAGCCAGCGCGACCCGCTGGCGGCGCCGGCCATTCGCCCGCGCTATCTGACCGACGACCACGACAAGCGGGTGCTGCTGGAAGGGCTGCGGTTCGCCCGCAAGATCGCGGCGCAGCCGGCGCTCGCCGACATCGTCACCGAGTGCCTGCCGGGCGTGAGTGGCGGCAGCGATGCCGAGTTGCTCGAGTTCGCGCGGCAGACCGGCAAGACGCTGTATCACCCGGTCGGCACCTGCAAGATGGGCACGGATGCTTCAGCCGTGGTGGACAGCGAGCTGCGTGTGCGCGGCGTGCCCGGCCTGCGCGTGGTCGATGCCTCGGTGATGCCGACGCTGGTCTCCGGCAACACCAATGCGCCGACGATCATGATCGCCGAACGCGCCTCCGATCTCATCCTCGCCGACGCTCGTACTCCGGAACTGCAAGCATGACCGATCCCAACAATCCGCTCGCCATCGACAGCCGCGATCCGGCCGAATACCAGGCCGCGCTCGGCCGTCACCGCTTCGAGAAACTGAAGCAGCAGATCCGGCACGTTTGGAGCAATGTCGATTATTTCCGGCCGAAGCTGATCGAAGCGGGCGTGTCGTCGCCGGAGGACATCCGCTCGCTCGACGATTTCCGCCGCCTGCCGGCGATGCTCGACAAGGTCAGCCACCGCCAGTCGCAGGAGGAGTCGCTGGCACGCTATGGCCATCCGTTCGGCCTGCATCTGACGGTGCCGCTCGACCAGGCGGTGCATCTGGCCGCTACCTCGGGCACGACCGGCCAGCCGACGTTCTATGTGTTCAGCCCGCGCGATCTTGAAATCTCCCATCGCGTGCTCGGCCGGCTGTTCGCGCAAGCCGGCATCCGCCCGGGCGACACCACATTCCATGCCTTCGGCCTGTCGCTGTGGCTCGCCGGGGTCACCTATGTGCAGGCGCTGGAGGCCTATGGGGCGCGTCCGGTGGCGCTCGGCGCCGAGGCCGGTGTGCCGAAGATCCTGCGCTACATCGAGTTCACCCGGCCGACCGCGCTGTTTGCAACGCCGTCGATGGTCAATCAGCTGATCGAGCGGGCGCCGAAGGAGATCGGCAAGCCGGTCGCGGCGCTCGGCATCAAGCGGGTGCTGTGCGCCGGCGAGCCAGGGGCGGGGCTTCCGGCGTTCCGCCAGCGGGTGCGCGAGGAGTTCGGCGCCGAGGTATTCGATTTCATGGGCGGCGCTTGGCACAACGCCGCGCTGTCCTGCGCCAGCCCCGACTATCACGGCATGCACTATCTCAGCGACGACACCTGCTTCCGCTATGACTTGGTTGATCCAGCGACCAAGCAGCCGATCCCGCTGACCGACGGCGCGGTCGGCGAGGCGATCCATACCGGGCTCGACTATCAGGCCGCACCGGCGTTTCGCTATGCCACCGGCGACATCCTCAAGATCCATGTCGGCACCTGTCCCGGCTGCGGGGCGTTCGGCACGCGAATGGAGGTGGTCGGCCGTGTCGACGACATGCTGGCGATCAAAGGCGTCAAAGTGTACCCGGCGGCAATCCAGAACGTCGTGCTGCAGTTCCAGCCGCGGGTCTCGGGCGAGCTGCGCATTAGGCTCGACCGGCCGCCGCCGAAGGTCGAGCCGCCGCTTCGGCTCGCGATCGAAGCCGCGCCAGATCTGCCGGAGGCGGCGTGGGCGGATCTCGCCGGCGACATCGAGCACCGCGTTCGCGAACTGCTGACGTTCCGTCCGGTGGTCGACATCCTGCCGCACGGCAGCCTGCCGCGCTCGGGCCAGAAGACCAAGCTGATCGAGATCGCCAGCCAGGCGGCGAACTGAGCAAGACAAGAGGAAGCGCCGATGTCGAGCGTACTGTACGAATCCCGCAATGGGATCGCCGAGATCACCATCAACCGGACGGACAAACACAACGTCATCGACCATTCGGTGGTGGAAGGCCTGAATGCCGCGTGGAAGCGGTTCAATGCTGGCAGCGACCACGTCGCGATCCTGACGGCGAGCGGCGACCGCGCCTTCAGCGCCGGAGCCAATCTGAAAGACATCCCGCATGATTTCTGGCGCGCGGTGCCGGGCGTCGGCGTTCCGGTCGACAAGCCGATCATCGCGGCGATCGGCGGCCTCGTGGTCGGCGGCGGCCTGGTGCTGGTTCAGTTCGCCGATCTGGCGATCGCTGCCGACAACACCGTGCTGTCCTATCCGGAAGCCAAAGTCGGCTATAGCGGCGGCCTGATCAGTTCGCTGGCGGCGCGCATCCCGCATAAGATCGCGATGGAGCTGCTGCTGGTCGGCGGCTCGATCGACGCGCATCGGGCCTACGAGATCGGGCTGGTCAACCGCGTGGTGCCGAATGGCGATCAGCTCACAGTTGCGCGGCAGTTCGCGGCCGAGATCGCCGCCAATGCGCCGCTGGTGGTGAAGCTGCTCAAAGGGTTCGTCGGCGCGACCCTGCCGAAGGGACCGTCCGAGGCTGCCGCGATCACCCGCGCCACCGTCGATGCGGTCAACACCGCGGACGACTACCGCGAAGGCATCACCGCGTTCTTCGAAAAGCGGGCGCCGGCGTTCAAGGGCGTGTAGTTCGCGTCCGCTCTATCGGGCATGCCGTGACAACACCCCGCGCGACTCTGTTCATCAAAGCGGGTGTTCGGCCATAGACGATCATGCTGTGCAGGCGGCGTCATTGAGAACGTCATTCTCCGTGAGGGTCGCTTCGCTGTCCCTGCCTGCACGACGCCCGTGATGTTCTCTGTGAGGCGGGTCATTTGAAATCGTGTTTCATTGACCGGATACCGGCGCACCTCGATCATGTGAGCTCTGAATCTCATCAGCGAGAGCGGCCGAAATGGGCCGAGCCAGCTTGCTGATAGTTGCCGCAGAGGATGCGGCCCGAGCCCTGAAAGCGAAGAGGACATTCATGAGCAACCAAGAAAAAGGCCGGTGGATCAGCCGGCGTTCCGTGCTGCTGGGCGCGGCGTCGGGCGTTATCGCGGCGCCGGCGGGCGCCTTCGGCCTTCAGGCATTTCCCGCCCGTCCGATCGGCTACGATCTGTCGGATGCGCCGATCTGCCGGACCTCCGGTGAAGCAACGCCGCTGACCGGCGCGCCGCGCAAGGTGAAGCTGTCGTGGAACGCCACTTCGGTGTGCTCGGTGCAGGTGCCGGTCGCGGTCGATTACGACTTCTTCAAGAAGCAAAATCTCGACGTTGAACTGGTGAATTTCTCCGGCTCGACCGATCAGCTGCTCGAAGCGATCGCCACCGGCAAGAGCGACGCCGGCGTCGGCATGGCGTTGCGCTGGCTGAAGCCGCTGGAGCAGGGGTTCGACGTCAAGATCGTCGCCGGCACCCATGGCGGCTGCCTGCGTGCGATCGCGCCGACCAAGTCGGAGATCAGCAAGGTCACCGATCTCAAGGGCAAGGTCGTGGCGATCGACGATCAGGCCGGCCCGGGCAAGAACTTCTTCTCAATCCAGCTCGCC from Rhodopseudomonas palustris carries:
- a CDS encoding DUF1847 domain-containing protein; protein product: MAKPKPDVVTCSECGQFNCYRHDKRYPGICATTDLAPEERQELVELYSGDAVDATLARAAAEVEGLYYCKLNRVEETVAFARRIGAKRIGIATCIGLIEETKVLVDILRLAGFETRTALCKVGSIDKTEIGVPEEMKIKCGHEACCNPVLQARLLNREETHLNVIMGLCVGHDSLFIRHAEAPVTTLVVKDRVLSHNPVAAFHTVKTYTSRMLDKKRMQEL
- a CDS encoding methionine ABC transporter permease; the encoded protein is MSPLVIDRLIEGIIDTLLMIGASSLITLGIGLPLALLLVATSKGGILEQSWVNSSVGSVVNVVRSVPFLILMVALIPFTRLIVGTSYGVLGAVVPLTVASVPFFARIAEVSLREVDRGLIEAAESMGCGRWHIIWHVLLPEARPGIVAGFTITLVSMINASAVAGAIGAGGLGDLAYRYGYQRFDTQVMVTVIVLLVILVTTIQFGGDRLAFALNKRK
- a CDS encoding methionine ABC transporter ATP-binding protein, whose product is MDALTDAGAGPGVGIAPRSRVKTSADSPHIIVERLSKQYPGSTTPALIEVDLAVKRGEVFGIIGRSGAGKSTLIRTLNRLERPTAGRVLVDDEDIATFDHATLIGLRRRVGMIFQHFNLLSAKTVWQNVALPLKVAGVGKREIERRVDELLDMVGLSEKRDVYPARLSGGQKQRVGIARALVHRPEVLLCDEATSALDTESTQAILALLQDINRRFDLTIVLITHEMAVIREICDRVVVLERGRVVEQGEVWKVFGDPKHEVTQTLLGTVHRSLPPEILAQLVPVPRDPSDPLLLDLHFTGTGDRDPDIGAIAQALGARTRLVYGGVDRIQGRAQGHLIVSVDAADDRDAVLQRAHLLADRVKDLGFVSAGH
- a CDS encoding MetQ/NlpA family ABC transporter substrate-binding protein; the encoded protein is MTVLKTAARTLGLIAALGALTSIAIADAAKGPLRVGTNAGFAPPIEAAVAVAKAQGLDVKLIEFTDPVTPNTSLANGEIDLNYFQHKPFLDVVKAARSFDLEPVGIGIANKTGLFSKKYKSLDELPVGARVALAGDPFNFGRGLELLEAAGLIKLKPDHGPQVNVDAVIDNPKKLRFLEIDFHQLPQSLNEVDLAHGYTHFLKASGVIDPHAALFWEPINPRYGIVFVAQPKNKDDPRIAQFIKIYQTAPEVRAVLDKQYGDLYVRLWERE
- a CDS encoding GMC family oxidoreductase; the encoded protein is MSNEFDYVIVGGGSAGCVLANRLSADGRNRVVLLEAGGQGRHPSFHLPVGYVWNRAHPRGNWLYRIEPEASSGNRPMLWPRGKVLGGSSAINGLLYIRGQARDYDEWRDLGNSGWGWDDVLPYFRKAEDQVRGADEFHGVGGPLGVSDPTIRHPLSDVYVTAAEQAGLAARDDFNRDVQAGAGYFQLTVRNGLRASTANAYLKPARSRANLEVVTGAHATSLIFKGRRATGVAVVRDGRVETYTARREVIVAAGAVASPALLQHSGLGDADHLRGLGIEVVGHLPGVGRNLQDHYMVSLIYDVRRLGSFNETARGWRLVREVLRYAASRRGLLTLSASQINVFLPTTTDPDNPDIQFHVMPATFNFETGEVEREPGLTCGVCQLRPHSRGTIQISQRDPLAAPAIRPRYLTDDHDKRVLLEGLRFARKIAAQPALADIVTECLPGVSGGSDAELLEFARQTGKTLYHPVGTCKMGTDASAVVDSELRVRGVPGLRVVDASVMPTLVSGNTNAPTIMIAERASDLILADARTPELQA
- a CDS encoding phenylacetate--CoA ligase family protein is translated as MTDPNNPLAIDSRDPAEYQAALGRHRFEKLKQQIRHVWSNVDYFRPKLIEAGVSSPEDIRSLDDFRRLPAMLDKVSHRQSQEESLARYGHPFGLHLTVPLDQAVHLAATSGTTGQPTFYVFSPRDLEISHRVLGRLFAQAGIRPGDTTFHAFGLSLWLAGVTYVQALEAYGARPVALGAEAGVPKILRYIEFTRPTALFATPSMVNQLIERAPKEIGKPVAALGIKRVLCAGEPGAGLPAFRQRVREEFGAEVFDFMGGAWHNAALSCASPDYHGMHYLSDDTCFRYDLVDPATKQPIPLTDGAVGEAIHTGLDYQAAPAFRYATGDILKIHVGTCPGCGAFGTRMEVVGRVDDMLAIKGVKVYPAAIQNVVLQFQPRVSGELRIRLDRPPPKVEPPLRLAIEAAPDLPEAAWADLAGDIEHRVRELLTFRPVVDILPHGSLPRSGQKTKLIEIASQAAN
- a CDS encoding enoyl-CoA hydratase/isomerase family protein; the protein is MSSVLYESRNGIAEITINRTDKHNVIDHSVVEGLNAAWKRFNAGSDHVAILTASGDRAFSAGANLKDIPHDFWRAVPGVGVPVDKPIIAAIGGLVVGGGLVLVQFADLAIAADNTVLSYPEAKVGYSGGLISSLAARIPHKIAMELLLVGGSIDAHRAYEIGLVNRVVPNGDQLTVARQFAAEIAANAPLVVKLLKGFVGATLPKGPSEAAAITRATVDAVNTADDYREGITAFFEKRAPAFKGV
- a CDS encoding ABC transporter substrate-binding protein, encoding MSNQEKGRWISRRSVLLGAASGVIAAPAGAFGLQAFPARPIGYDLSDAPICRTSGEATPLTGAPRKVKLSWNATSVCSVQVPVAVDYDFFKKQNLDVELVNFSGSTDQLLEAIATGKSDAGVGMALRWLKPLEQGFDVKIVAGTHGGCLRAIAPTKSEISKVTDLKGKVVAIDDQAGPGKNFFSIQLAKAGIDPTKDLEWKQYPANLVRLAVEKGEAQAALASDPLAHAFLKDGEFKEIGSNLDGIYRNVSCCIVGVRGSLIREEPQVARALTQALLDAAEFSSKNPEKAAKSFLPYAPKIVTEEDIQALIKYHTHDHHPIGAQLKNELKLYADDLKAVSVIKPSTDTTKFADKIYADVFRV